The window AGGGTCCCGGTGGAGCCTTCCTTGTCCTGGGATTCTGTTCCCCTGGCTCTGTCTGGGAGCTCTGACTAGGACAGTGTGGTCTGATGGTCAGAGGGCTTGTGGGAGTAAGAGTGACTCTTCTCCTGCAGATGTCTCCATCGGCCTGCTCCATCAAGTGCCAAGGAATCCATTTCCTCTGACACTGGGATTGTTATCACAGGATTGCTGGCAGTACACCAAACTTACAGTGCGTGCTTGGCTTAGTCTCTGAGGTGACCACACTGGGGGGTGTGCACCTTGAATCAGCTGGCTCCTGGAGTCCTCCAACCAGACCGCCTGACTGGAGTTTCTTACCTGGCCTGTTTGGTTGGATCTCTCAGCTTTCCAATTCCTACCAGACAGAGATATAGGTGACTctccacttttcttttctttttttttctcctctctcctcagCTTTCAGTGTCCCAACTGTGCTGTCTGGGGGCTTTTGAGTAGAGGTGAAGGGACCAGATGATTGGTCAAAGTCAAGACCCCTCTTTAGCCAATGTCTTTGTTAGCCTAGTTCATCAGGTGCCAGGGAATCTGGTTTCTTCAGACCCTGGGCTCTTCATTGGAAGATTGCAACTGGGACATCAAGCTGACAGCATACGCTTGACCAGGTCTTGggagaacccccccccccccccccaccaccacctctAGGGCGTGTAGATTGAATATACCAGCTCCTGGTGCTCTCAGACTGCCCAACTGGATTTTCCTGCCCGGCCTGTTGGTCGAAACCGCCTACTCTGGGCAGACTACTGGACATAACACAGCTACGAGCTAGGGAGGCTCATCCCTATGTGGCACTATTCTTTTCTACGTTTCAGTCTGCCTTTGCATGAGCTGTCAAGGGGGCTGTTGGGCCCCTCTCTTTGGGAGCATGGCAAGAGGTATCCACTCTTGAGGTGAAAAGAGCAACCCCCCAGTGGCCGTAGCTCCCATTTCCTGACCAGAAGACTTCAGTAACAGTTCCCTCAAGGATAGCATTATCTCAAGCCAGCCTTTGTCATCTGAGGTGCAATAGGCCGGCTTTCTTTTGGACTGTTGAGCCTTTTCCCATTGCTGTCCAAGATCTGACATGcatcttattatttatttagcacCTGCTTTCCCTATCACTTTTCCTCCATTGTTCTGGAGTGCTCAATCTTTTTTCAGTTGGGTTTTCTCAGACTTCCCTAGAATTCCCAGGTCAATTGCATTTAGATTCAGACCACACCCACGACCTTATGAACAGTTATAAGAAATCATTAGCataatctttaaaaacaataaaatgaaaagactgTAATTTGCAGCAAATATTcttacatttattatacataaaaatatttttttttcacagcctAAAGACATACACTCAAAAATTCCCAATTTCTTAAAGAACATCAGTTCATTTTAGCACAAAGAACTGATAGAATAAGGGCAATTAATGCTTTTTGTTCAAATCTTTAACTTTAATGTATGTGCTTGTATATTGTCTAAGCAAGATGGGCATTCCTGGTCCATGCTATTGTACTCCATATGGGCAAAATGTGGAAGTGCAGGCTGCCTTTACCCTGGCACTGGTTGTGGCACCACACATGTTTAATAGTCTTCAATGTCTAAGTCACTACAGAACTGCAATaccttgaattatttttaatttggagtCCAGTTTGGATAAACAGACACTAGAAAatggatctactgtatgtaaaaaccCTGCAACCTCTAAAATCACAGATCTTCAAAAACCTGCTTATGTCTTTCTGTACTGTGATTATCTGTCCACATTTCAGCCTAGTGATTGACCAGTCCATAGCAGAAATATTCTGCCCTGATGCTGGGATGCATATTAtgttactgtattaaaaaataaatctctgcACTTTTTAAACAGACACATAAATAGAATAAACTGAGGTCTCAATTCAGCAAGAAGATAGAAATGTATAAACAGGATATAAAAATAACGATGACATACATATAtactgctggaaaaaaaaagaaatatttttggaaTGAGAAGACTAGAGTTATAGCTTacgtactttcacaaaaagttgtcaatttgttttaagccctctgatcagcaatacagcttctgcagtgaggcattgcaacttgccaatcacatgaaAGCTTGTTAGGTGCACCTTTACCTAACAAGTTCTAGGGGAAcaattaattcaaagcttacaGTAGGTTACTGCAAGAAAAAGACCAcatttagtcagttttctgtgcatttcataatgcctcgaatgtcaccagaagcaagggagagggccattggcatgctgcaggcaggcatgtcacgtgccagcgttgccagacactatggggtaagccactccactgtgtcctgattgcagagaaggtttcagcagaccagcaggacagatgttggtccaagatccggtcgccctcgagtgaccacaccagaacaggaccgacacatcagactggtccatctgagagatcatttcagatctgccactcgtactgctgctgaaactgccggcagacacaatgcctgcatcagtgacaggacagtgagactCCATTCTGCTGGCCTTGGAGCAAGAAGACCTGTTAGAggtcctctgctcacacctcctagacgtttCACccgggccagacagaggctgtgatggactcGTCAACAGTGGCTGATGTCCTCTTAAtcgatgagtcactcttcaacctgttccatgcagacgggagggccagagtgtggaggaagaggtgttgcatttctttattccattagtatacagtatatttaattaaattgcatattctatatactgtatacctgtatactgtatagctcCAAAATAAATTTAGACCAAATTACCTGACAAATACACTGTTTGCCAAAGAATCCTCCTAGTGGACCTTCAACTCAACCTTGTCCTCATAAGGGTAGAGGGTCTTAAAGCcaacaactactgtatactaAAACCAATGaatgatttatatttttattttctattttttgagTGTCACCGTGAAGGGCAAACAAATTGAAACTTGCTGTTGGATTACAACAATTTcagaacacaaacaaaaaaaaagaaaactgacaaGATGGCACAGTAGCCAGCATAGCCTTGCAGTCCTGAGTCccagggttcagttctggaactggggtgctatctgtgtggagcttgtaccgtatgttctccctgttttcatgtgggtttcttctgggtgcacCCCTGGAGCACTGGTAACAGGTAGGTTAAGGtaggcttctaggaaaattagcccttggtgtgtgtgtcagtcatatgctggactggtgtcctcCATGTGCCCATTGCTTACTGGGTTAGGCCCCAGCTGTGTTTGATAAAGCAGATAATAAATGGATAGATTTTATAGTAAGACATTACTTGTGCCATCCTGTCCTGGATCTTCTACTTTAAGATGCTGGGTTGCAATGAAATAATCCAGTAGCATTCCAAACTATCTTGTTATTGCAATTTGATGTCAAATACTACAGTAAGTGCTGATGTTCAAACAAAGTAAACTACTAGTGTGAATTTGATTTACAGAAGGTCTCTTCTACAGATTTCAGTTGTTTGGTTCTGCACTTTTAGACTGATGAAGTGGGGATACAAATTCAATATTAAGTTTGCAGAGCTATGTCTGGTGTAATTGAAATCTTCTGaaagctgtttttaaacctGCCACTATACTACAGTAAGTGCTCCtctttaaagtaataaaaacaaaaattaacagCAAACCACTCTTGAAATGTGTAAAACTGAACGTAACGTTAtgcttattttgaaaaataaaaaataactcctGAAACTATTTATATTGCTTGACTTTCTTTTGGAAGccatctaaaaataaatatattgtattatcaTTATTGGTTCACAATTCATAAAGACTACACAATTCACTGTAATGGCAGTCATGTGCAATGTGTACTCACTGTACAAATACTTCATGCATCTAAGAATGCTTATAAGAATTCTTAGGGATTAATACAGTGTGATTAATACTCAACTCCTGATGTTTGTTTagatattaaaataagattGATTAATTGGATTCATGTTTTCCTTACATTTGTGCTTATGAATTGTCTGCTGTGTAATTTTCACCACAAGAGATAATTATGTTACTGTCAGTTAAATGGAAAACACAAATCCCAGTCAGGACATAAATTATTTATGGACAAACATTCCGGAGAAGGACAAGGAGGAATAAGGATAAGATGATTACCATAATGATTCGATACACTTGGTTGGTGAAGCTAATTTATCTTGATAGCAGACCAAAACGCGTTTCTTCGATAAGCAGGAGAGAATTAATGAGCTTACTTGTAAAGGCAGCTATCACCACCCAAGCCACCAGTAGCGGAGTTCACTAATGCGCCTTCAGTTGTCCCATTACAAAAGTGTCGGAGGGGAAGTCGAACTGGTTACTAGAGGAGACAGATTTTCCCCACGAGGAGTGCAAGCTGGGGGGTCGTTTTTTGAAAGCGGACGTGTAGCGGTAGAAACTCCGGTGTCTGTTTTTCAAGTATTCCCGGTAGTTCTTGGTCAACAGCGTGTACAAAAAGGGGTTAATGCAGCTATTGCTGTAGGTCAGACATGCAACCAAGTAATTAATACAGGTCTGGGTGTGAGAGGGTAGTCGCAGCGGTTTGTGGTAAAGAGGCAGCAGCTGCCATATCCAAAAAGGCAGAAAGCAAGCCCAGAACACGAGCACAATGGTGAAGATCATAATTAGCACCTTCTGCTTCGGTGAGCGCTTTATATGTCCCTTGTTTGTAACAGAGTTTCTCTGGGACTCCAGGTAGGTGCGGGCGAGCTTGGTATATAAGTAGCCTATAATTACACCTGGTGCCATTATGCTTGTACTGAAAAGAACTGTAAGGTAAATTTTGTAAGCTTCGGGACCCCAGGTCGGAGCGCACATTCTTTTCACCCCGTTGTCCTTCTTGGTCGTCTGTAGGTTAACCATGATCATCATTGGCAATGTCAGGAGCAGAGAAAGTAGCCACACTCCACCAGCGGTAGCTTTCCGATAACCTTTTGAGCGCTTAACAGTGTCCAGAGGCTTGGTAACGGCCAAATAACGCTCAGTGCACATCACAGTCAGCGTGAAAATGCTGGCGTGCATGGTCAGTAAGTCTAAGCTTAGAAGAATGCGGCAGCCGACGTCCCCAAAGTACCAGTCCTTCAGAAAGTAGGTACACACCACAAAGGGAATAGTGGACAGGTAAAGCAAGTCGGCGAGGGCAAGGTTGATAATTGAAATGTACATGGAAGCGGCGAAACGAATGGAATGACacatcaccaccagtgtgtagacATTGCCGGACACCCCCACCACGTACACCAGAGACAGCAGGGTCCCGAATGTGGAGGTTATGATCAGCTCGTCCACGGATCCGGGGTGAGGACTACTGAGGTTTCCCGAGTTGGTTTGATTCATGTTCGAGTTTGGCAGCGGTTTCTAAAGTCGAGCAGGGATCCATAAGGCTAAACACAATATGTGCGAGTCTGCGAAACTGACAAGACACCGGCTCTGCATCTGACGTCACCTCCAACTCTTCATTGCCAGTTTCAGACAGAACAGTAACTGAAAAACATAAATAGCTTACCTGTTTATTCTCATTAGCTATAGACAAGTCGACAGCATACATGTATCTACTGAGTTACCTGCACAATGGGTAACgtttaaattaataatgctACCCTCTTCTGAATATTGTTGGTCAAATGGAATTATTCGTATACAGTGTGCGTACGTTTTGCTaggtttaaaataatgcattattaTGCATTATGGGCAAATAACTTTTAAGAATATTCCATGTCTTTCCTTACTTGTGACTCGAAGTACTGGATCtttataatgatttttttatggtTTTCGGTTTCATTTATTTTCGATCTGTCTTTTGTGCAGTATTCAATCAATTGCGCTGCTCTGTTAAAGCAATGTTGTTACAACAGATATTATAACTAATCATTTTTCACACTAAATAGAAAAGATCGTAGTTTGCATGTAGGCAAAATAATGTGATAACGAGTAACCTACTATTGCAATTACTCTGATCAATAAATATGCATGTTAAAGggtatatttttacattttttctttaactgtaatccctttttatttttaaaattgaataccATTGTCTGAACAGAGTGCTACTGAATACAGTTTATGAAGTGCGTCCTTTGTTAAATATTGATATTTTCATAATATAATCCGCTAACTATCCGTTAGAAGTGATTGTATTTTGTAAGATTAATTTAGCCGACAGACAAAAGAGAATCTACTTACTCATGGAAAGCTTGCTGCATTATCCTTCTGCCATAAGGGTTATTGCGAGTAGTCCCTGGTTACGATAAGGTATCCATCAATGACCTCTACATTCTCATGGATTTCCTATcctactaaaatatttttaaacacctTGGACTGTCTTGGATTTATTCTCATATAGTGACTTTGGCAGAAGG is drawn from Lepisosteus oculatus isolate fLepOcu1 chromosome 9, fLepOcu1.hap2, whole genome shotgun sequence and contains these coding sequences:
- the LOC102695740 gene encoding urotensin-2 receptor gives rise to the protein MNQTNSGNLSSPHPGSVDELIITSTFGTLLSLVYVVGVSGNVYTLVVMCHSIRFAASMYISIINLALADLLYLSTIPFVVCTYFLKDWYFGDVGCRILLSLDLLTMHASIFTLTVMCTERYLAVTKPLDTVKRSKGYRKATAGGVWLLSLLLTLPMMIMVNLQTTKKDNGVKRMCAPTWGPEAYKIYLTVLFSTSIMAPGVIIGYLYTKLARTYLESQRNSVTNKGHIKRSPKQKVLIMIFTIVLVFWACFLPFWIWQLLPLYHKPLRLPSHTQTCINYLVACLTYSNSCINPFLYTLLTKNYREYLKNRHRSFYRYTSAFKKRPPSLHSSWGKSVSSSNQFDFPSDTFVMGQLKAH